In Dermacentor silvarum isolate Dsil-2018 chromosome 2, BIME_Dsil_1.4, whole genome shotgun sequence, the following proteins share a genomic window:
- the LOC119440298 gene encoding uncharacterized protein LOC119440298 encodes MFSAPKDLSAPGRGAAQASASSNDYRIVLPRLPTGKLVVDSVFLHADLAGRPYRAQDFRDALRNVIDLKEISSIGQFQMSHVWMVTCKSPMAKSNLVTCGDLSVKGRRCIVMDPEPTEVKMKLLWLPERLEDAYIRDSLQAYGKVKSISAESWRVSEMEEMRTLNRDVVLSLADGVGVGDVPHLLPVCGVQSLVLIPGRPPLCLRCNKVGHIRRNCRTPRCEDCRRFGHTAEECVVTYADKLRHRTRPPDECVQEHIMDATEVLDATGDVPCAAETSCAGKSRLDVKDNVIAQPPKDKEGSKATDDQSKQQCNEAPVIKQPVPAQQAKEAAENESSASPKLLDTCPVLAASCF; translated from the exons atgttctccgctccaaaggatttatcggcccctggccgaggtgctgctcaggcgtcagccagcagcaatgactaccgtattgtgctacctcgtcttcctaccggtaagctggttgtggactccgttttcctgcatgctgacttagctggtcgaccgtacagagcccaagacttcagagacgcccttcggaatgttattgacctaaaggaaataagttccattggccaatttcagatgtcgcacgtgtggatggtgacgtgcaagtCACCAATGGCAAAATCAAATCTAGTCACGTGCGGGGATTTATCGGTGAAAGGAAGACGCTGCATCGTCATGGACCCTGAGCCCACggaagtaaaaatgaagcttttatggctacctgagcgtttggaagacgcctacattcgagattcactccaggcttacgggaaagtgaaatctatatcagcagaaagctggagagtatcggagatggaagaaatgcgtactctaaatcgtgatgtggtgttgtctcttgctgacggagtaggtgtgggtgacgttccacatctactacctgtctgtggagtgcagagccttgtactgattccaggcagacccccgctttgtctccgctgtaacaaggttggccacattcgtcgcaactgcagaactccacgttgtgaagactgccggcgctttggccacacagctgaagaatgtgtggtaACATACGCCGACAAGTTACGACATAGGACACGACCTCCTGACGAATGCGTGCAAGAACACATAATGGACGCCACAGAGGTTCTCGACGCGACCGGAGATGTTCCTTGTGCcgcggagaccagttgtgccggCAAGTCTCGTCTAGATGTAAAAGACAATGTCATCGCACAACCGCCCAAGGACAAGGAAGGTAGCAAAGCGACAGATGATCAGTCCAAGCAACAGTGCAATGAGGCGCCCGTAATCAAACAGCCAGTTCCTGCCCAGCAAGCTAAAGAGGCAGCCGAAAATGAATCATCTGCTTCACCCAAGCTTCTCGACACGTGCCCTGTGCTG gctgcttcctgtttctga